In the genome of Leptospira sanjuanensis, one region contains:
- a CDS encoding Shedu anti-phage system protein SduA domain-containing protein, with the protein MPNKLNLTRNLKKSIATNGERAITKFLKNNPDLVLWKFCWTGGHTKFVLNEFQLGNQYKVDFVVLLSYSGNWEVNFIELENTEDKLITKQGIPTKRLNTALSQVKEWKQFVENNRSIVLQDLSRACMKSDLIKYHSTELEPSNYSGQKLKDPDSFVRFTYNIIIGRRESINAKARQKINQFSEYDIKIMSFDGFIDIARKTEENIKKLEKLNRE; encoded by the coding sequence ATGCCTAATAAATTAAACTTAACAAGAAACTTAAAGAAATCCATTGCGACAAATGGAGAGCGGGCAATAACTAAATTTCTAAAAAATAATCCAGATTTAGTGCTTTGGAAATTTTGCTGGACCGGAGGACACACTAAATTCGTTTTAAACGAATTTCAGCTTGGGAACCAATATAAAGTAGATTTCGTTGTTTTACTTTCCTATTCTGGGAATTGGGAAGTGAATTTTATAGAACTTGAAAATACTGAGGACAAGCTAATTACGAAACAAGGTATCCCAACGAAAAGATTAAATACGGCACTTTCGCAGGTTAAGGAATGGAAACAATTTGTTGAAAATAATAGATCGATAGTCCTTCAAGATTTATCCAGAGCCTGTATGAAAAGTGATTTGATTAAATATCATTCTACTGAACTCGAGCCTTCTAACTATTCTGGTCAAAAGCTTAAAGATCCAGATTCTTTCGTGAGATTTACTTACAATATTATAATAGGAAGAAGGGAAAGTATCAATGCAAAAGCTAGGCAAAAAATTAATCAATTTTCTGAGTATGATATTAAGATCATGTCTTTTGATGGTTTTATCGATATTGCTAGAAAAACTGAAGAAAATATTAAAAAACTAGAAAAGCTTAATCGAGAGTAA
- a CDS encoding putative toxin-antitoxin system toxin component, PIN family, translating into MLKVLLDTNIYISAILFRGKPRLVFQDLIDEVFTGYISKEILAEIESTLSKPKFKLDDNFIQIVLSEIRDITALVKNKPIQDYLELRDRDDYHILESAFAAKVDYLITGDKDLLTLQKIKNFNIITPDEYLSIKVRNET; encoded by the coding sequence ATGTTGAAGGTATTATTAGATACTAATATTTACATCTCTGCTATTTTATTTAGAGGAAAACCAAGGCTTGTTTTCCAAGATTTAATTGATGAGGTTTTTACAGGATATATTTCGAAAGAAATATTAGCTGAGATTGAATCTACACTCTCTAAACCAAAATTCAAACTTGATGATAATTTTATTCAGATTGTTTTATCTGAAATCAGAGATATTACTGCGCTTGTTAAAAATAAACCTATTCAAGATTATTTAGAGTTAAGAGATAGAGATGATTATCACATTCTGGAGTCTGCTTTTGCAGCAAAAGTAGACTATTTAATCACTGGAGACAAAGATTTATTAACTCTTCAGAAAATTAAGAACTTTAACATCATTACTCCAGATGAGTATTTAAGTATTAAAGTAAGAAACGAAACTTAA
- a CDS encoding CopG family ribbon-helix-helix protein, protein MNQTVNISFEKALLKEIDKIAKREHRSRSELIREAARAYIEKKTRWQAIFDFTSKVTDRSNISEKDVFNEIKSVRNKRNAS, encoded by the coding sequence ATGAATCAGACTGTTAATATTTCCTTTGAAAAAGCACTTTTAAAAGAAATCGATAAAATTGCAAAGAGGGAACACAGGTCCAGGTCAGAATTGATTCGTGAAGCCGCTAGAGCGTATATTGAGAAAAAAACTAGATGGCAAGCCATCTTTGACTTCACTTCAAAAGTTACTGATCGAAGTAATATTTCTGAAAAGGATGTTTTTAATGAAATTAAATCCGTTAGAAATAAAAGAAATGCTTCTTAA
- a CDS encoding Shedu anti-phage system protein SduA domain-containing protein produces MIYKWSLLNSDKKILKKIKAEWNEHLKNKKLTEHDYHKFLSEHAGIILAPDDFSYMVLSKIKLADDYEVDFVTIEDMRSNGMCYNLIEIESPHSPPFTKAGKPSDRLTTALQQIDDWRFWIKENREKFKRLFPNEAYKVFKGHLNYSFTIYIGNRENSEPFLEKRNELAYERNVSIRSFDSLGDYIESNRFSDLAPDYAAEMTEFSDEIRNQLASPFFKATTHSKWKIFLKQRKGNAHIFTWNASTIVNLREYNKLYYDFLDKGISKNSIISRSVNKK; encoded by the coding sequence ATGATATATAAATGGTCTCTTCTTAATAGTGATAAAAAGATTCTTAAAAAAATAAAAGCAGAATGGAACGAGCATTTAAAGAATAAAAAACTGACCGAACATGATTACCATAAATTTCTCAGTGAACATGCGGGAATTATCTTAGCTCCAGACGATTTCAGTTATATGGTCTTATCGAAGATTAAACTTGCGGATGATTACGAAGTGGATTTTGTAACGATTGAGGATATGCGCAGTAATGGTATGTGCTATAATTTAATAGAAATAGAATCGCCGCATTCTCCACCCTTTACAAAAGCTGGGAAACCTTCGGATAGATTAACGACTGCGCTTCAGCAGATTGATGATTGGAGATTTTGGATTAAAGAAAATAGAGAAAAGTTTAAAAGATTGTTTCCGAACGAAGCTTACAAAGTTTTTAAGGGCCATTTAAATTATTCATTTACTATTTATATTGGAAACCGAGAAAATTCTGAACCTTTCTTAGAAAAAAGAAATGAATTAGCTTATGAAAGAAATGTTTCTATAAGATCGTTTGATAGCCTTGGCGACTACATTGAGTCTAACAGATTTAGCGATTTAGCGCCTGACTATGCAGCTGAAATGACAGAATTCTCTGATGAAATAAGAAATCAACTGGCATCACCATTTTTTAAAGCTACTACTCATTCAAAATGGAAAATATTTTTAAAACAAAGAAAAGGTAATGCGCATATTTTTACATGGAATGCTTCAACAATTGTAAATCTCAGAGAATATAATAAACTCTATTACGACTTTTTAGATAAGGGAATATCCAAAAATAGCATAATATCTCGCTCAGTAAATAAAAAGTAA
- a CDS encoding HigA family addiction module antitoxin produces the protein MNKRKPTHPGEVLLEDVIKPLGLTITEAAKDLGISRKTLSEIVNSKSSITPETAIRIALATNTSPESWLNMQTKLDLWNALQDKPKNVIKFPISA, from the coding sequence ATGAATAAAAGAAAACCAACGCATCCAGGGGAAGTATTATTGGAAGACGTAATCAAACCATTGGGTTTGACTATTACAGAAGCGGCAAAAGATTTAGGGATATCACGTAAAACACTTTCTGAGATCGTCAATTCCAAAAGTTCAATTACTCCTGAAACAGCAATTAGGATTGCATTAGCGACTAATACTTCTCCCGAAAGTTGGCTTAATATGCAGACTAAATTAGATTTATGGAATGCTTTACAAGATAAACCTAAGAATGTGATTAAATTTCCAATTTCTGCTTAG
- a CDS encoding type II toxin-antitoxin system RelE/ParE family toxin — protein MILSFKHKGLEQYFETGSKKGIQPDHAGKLGRILDRLDASLNPKDMDLPSFKLHQLKGKEQDRWSVWVNGNWRIIFEFEGENAILVDYEDYH, from the coding sequence TTGATACTTTCATTTAAACATAAAGGTTTAGAGCAGTATTTTGAAACCGGCAGTAAGAAAGGAATTCAACCGGATCACGCAGGTAAGTTAGGTAGAATTTTAGATAGATTAGACGCTTCATTAAATCCAAAGGATATGGATTTACCTTCATTTAAATTGCATCAACTTAAAGGTAAGGAGCAAGATCGATGGTCGGTCTGGGTAAATGGAAATTGGCGTATTATATTTGAATTCGAAGGTGAAAACGCAATCTTAGTCGATTACGAAGATTATCATTAG
- a CDS encoding tyrosine-type recombinase/integrase, with product MHFILEKRGRFLFVRHSYDPEAYAFVRRIPKVKWDPVKKHWILPFSDELLEKFQGFKNCKVSLMGELALRDWIKNLRMRNSSRRTIQSYYSNAVSFLRWIGKEPKDVLKKDVHSFLEFSFLQKKLSPATITARIQALNSLFGAYLGKPWFRDLPRPKRERKLPDILSTFEVSNILEATRNPKHKLLLSFCYASGLRVSELVKLRPEDIDDKRRTLKVRQGKGKKDRFTMLSQACTVLWKEFRDKFPYEDWVFPGQDASKHLHIRSAERIFEIAKEKAGVKKAVSIHSLRHAFATHLLEAGTNIKHIQFLLGHKSVKTTEIYTRVSQIRLTEVTSPLDLWSLKPEG from the coding sequence ATGCATTTCATCTTAGAAAAACGAGGAAGATTTCTTTTTGTCCGGCATTCTTACGATCCGGAGGCATATGCGTTTGTCCGTCGTATTCCCAAGGTTAAATGGGATCCCGTAAAGAAACACTGGATTCTCCCTTTTTCCGATGAGCTTCTGGAGAAATTCCAAGGATTCAAAAATTGTAAAGTTTCCCTTATGGGCGAGTTGGCGCTTCGAGATTGGATCAAAAACCTAAGGATGCGGAATTCGTCTCGAAGAACGATTCAGTCGTATTATTCGAACGCGGTCTCATTCTTGCGCTGGATCGGCAAGGAACCGAAAGACGTTCTGAAAAAGGACGTTCATTCTTTTTTAGAGTTTTCCTTTCTGCAAAAGAAACTGAGTCCCGCGACGATTACGGCGCGGATTCAAGCGTTGAATTCTTTATTCGGCGCCTATCTCGGTAAACCTTGGTTCCGAGATTTACCGAGACCGAAACGGGAACGAAAACTTCCGGATATTCTTTCCACATTCGAAGTTTCTAATATTCTCGAAGCGACGCGGAATCCGAAACACAAACTTCTCCTTTCGTTTTGTTATGCCAGCGGATTAAGGGTCAGTGAACTTGTTAAACTTCGACCGGAAGATATCGACGATAAAAGAAGAACTCTTAAAGTAAGACAAGGTAAAGGAAAGAAGGATCGGTTTACGATGTTATCGCAGGCGTGCACCGTTCTCTGGAAAGAATTCCGCGATAAGTTTCCGTACGAAGACTGGGTATTTCCGGGACAGGACGCTTCCAAACACTTGCATATCCGTTCAGCCGAAAGAATCTTCGAGATCGCCAAGGAAAAAGCAGGGGTCAAAAAAGCAGTCAGCATTCACAGTCTTCGTCACGCGTTCGCGACTCATTTGCTCGAAGCAGGAACGAACATCAAACACATTCAGTTTCTTCTCGGTCATAAAAGCGTGAAGACTACCGAGATTTACACCCGTGTCAGTCAGATTCGTCTGACAGAAGTGACCAGCCCTCTCGATCTCTGGTCCCTAAAGCCGGAAGGTTGA
- a CDS encoding patatin-like phospholipase family protein → MPPVLDDSIAFERKQEAPNAIEEAFQGLWLEDEICFAIAGGGCKAFYGLGFGHEMKSWGLKFREVSGVSAGAAMVLCLLCGDEEECVAFFENIVRKNPANFYFSRLFKGERAFPHEEMYRKTIRFGMDFQKIIKSGTKVFIHTLRAIPKEDSFKNKFRLARLIAETAKAFLEDERDRLRGLNTERMQRILRNWNMKEVLFTEKDFENEQTVEQIILNSSSVPPIVSVQSLGKEYYFDGGLTNNLLLEAFPPDKKTIGIYYEPTTIIGKDPKLLERCFLQMPSEPLPITSFDYTDPIGVRRAYELGKQDARLNKEKIFEYLKRDWAKAFSSLKSK, encoded by the coding sequence ATGCCTCCCGTTTTAGACGACTCGATCGCATTTGAACGAAAACAAGAAGCCCCGAACGCCATCGAAGAAGCCTTTCAAGGACTTTGGCTTGAAGACGAAATTTGTTTTGCGATCGCCGGAGGAGGTTGTAAGGCGTTTTACGGATTGGGATTCGGCCACGAAATGAAAAGCTGGGGGCTTAAATTCCGGGAAGTATCCGGGGTTTCCGCTGGAGCGGCTATGGTTCTTTGTCTTCTTTGCGGAGACGAGGAAGAATGTGTGGCCTTTTTCGAAAACATCGTCCGTAAAAATCCTGCGAACTTTTATTTCAGTCGACTTTTCAAAGGGGAAAGGGCGTTTCCGCACGAGGAAATGTATCGGAAAACGATCCGATTCGGAATGGACTTTCAAAAGATCATTAAGTCCGGAACGAAAGTATTCATTCACACGTTACGCGCCATTCCCAAAGAGGATTCTTTCAAGAATAAGTTCCGTTTGGCGAGGCTGATCGCCGAAACCGCAAAGGCGTTTCTGGAGGACGAACGGGATCGTCTCCGCGGACTCAACACCGAAAGAATGCAGAGAATTCTCCGAAATTGGAATATGAAAGAAGTCTTATTTACGGAAAAGGACTTCGAGAACGAACAAACGGTCGAACAGATCATTCTCAATTCTTCCTCCGTACCGCCGATCGTATCCGTGCAAAGTCTCGGAAAAGAATATTATTTCGACGGAGGATTGACGAACAACCTTCTGCTCGAAGCGTTTCCTCCCGATAAAAAGACGATCGGAATCTACTACGAACCCACGACGATCATAGGGAAGGATCCGAAATTGCTCGAACGTTGTTTTTTACAGATGCCTTCCGAACCGTTGCCGATCACTTCTTTCGATTATACCGATCCGATCGGAGTCAGAAGGGCGTACGAACTCGGGAAACAAGATGCACGCTTGAACAAGGAAAAAATTTTCGAATATCTCAAGCGAGACTGGGCTAAGGCTTTCTCATCCCTGAAATCGAAATAA
- a CDS encoding sodium:solute symporter family protein: MLGISVVLYLLTTILIGAAASRFVSDSKDYVLAGRRLPLFLASSALFATWFGSETLLGASSRFVEEGVLGVIEDPFGAALCLFLVGVFFARPLYRMNILTFGDFYKNRFGRRAEIVSSVFMIPSYFGWIAAQFVALGIILHSLTDLPVSTGIFIGAGVVLIYTVIGGMWAISLTDFLQTILIVLGLAYLVWDLSSQAGGLDVVLSSTKPGFFRFVPEMETKSVLVYIAAWMTIGLGSIPQQDIFQRVMASKSEKIAVYSSLLGSFFYLSVAMLPLLAVLCARKVYPEIAGEDAQMILPKTVLTHTGLFTQILFFGALLSAVMSTASGAILAPASVLGENVVRPFLKDPNEKKLLRILRISVVAITVVSLSMAITKSNIYELVSQASALSLVSLFVPLVAGLFRKSSTSTGAVFSMIVGFIVWLFWNIMNFETPASIPGLTASFVALMVGDFMERRGYGFEKQAIADNPAEQE; this comes from the coding sequence TTGCTCGGAATTTCAGTCGTCCTCTATCTCCTCACTACGATTCTCATCGGAGCCGCCGCCTCGCGCTTCGTAAGCGATTCGAAAGACTACGTTCTCGCGGGAAGAAGACTTCCGCTTTTTCTCGCTTCCTCCGCATTATTTGCAACCTGGTTCGGATCGGAAACCTTGCTCGGAGCGTCTTCGCGTTTTGTCGAGGAAGGAGTTCTCGGAGTCATAGAAGATCCGTTCGGAGCGGCCCTTTGTCTTTTTTTAGTCGGAGTGTTTTTTGCACGACCTCTCTATCGGATGAACATTCTCACCTTCGGAGATTTTTATAAGAATCGATTCGGAAGAAGGGCGGAGATCGTATCGAGCGTCTTTATGATTCCTTCGTATTTCGGGTGGATCGCGGCGCAGTTCGTCGCGCTCGGAATCATTCTTCATTCTCTTACGGATCTGCCCGTGTCGACGGGAATTTTCATCGGAGCCGGTGTGGTGTTGATCTACACGGTGATCGGAGGAATGTGGGCGATTTCTCTTACGGATTTTTTACAGACGATCTTAATCGTATTAGGACTTGCTTATCTAGTTTGGGATCTGAGTTCGCAGGCGGGAGGATTGGACGTCGTGCTTTCCTCGACAAAACCGGGATTTTTCCGATTCGTGCCCGAGATGGAAACGAAGAGCGTCTTGGTTTATATCGCCGCTTGGATGACGATCGGACTCGGCTCGATTCCGCAACAGGATATCTTTCAAAGGGTGATGGCTTCCAAATCCGAAAAGATCGCCGTGTATTCTTCCTTGCTTGGATCTTTTTTTTATTTGAGCGTCGCTATGCTTCCGCTTCTCGCCGTACTTTGCGCGCGAAAAGTGTATCCGGAAATCGCGGGAGAAGACGCGCAGATGATTCTTCCCAAAACCGTATTGACGCATACCGGATTGTTCACGCAGATATTATTCTTCGGAGCGTTGTTATCCGCGGTGATGAGCACCGCGAGCGGCGCGATCCTAGCGCCTGCATCGGTGTTAGGCGAAAACGTCGTGCGTCCGTTTCTCAAAGATCCGAACGAGAAAAAACTGCTCCGGATTCTGAGGATCTCGGTGGTCGCCATTACGGTCGTATCCTTGTCGATGGCGATTACCAAGAGCAATATCTACGAACTTGTGTCGCAGGCGTCCGCTCTGAGTCTCGTATCCTTGTTCGTTCCGCTTGTGGCCGGACTTTTTCGAAAAAGTTCGACGTCGACAGGCGCCGTATTTTCCATGATCGTCGGATTCATCGTATGGCTTTTTTGGAATATAATGAATTTTGAAACTCCCGCGTCGATCCCGGGTTTGACCGCGAGTTTTGTCGCGCTTATGGTCGGGGATTTTATGGAAAGAAGGGGTTACGGATTCGAGAAGCAGGCGATCGCCGACAATCCGGCCGAACAGGAATAG
- a CDS encoding MarR family transcriptional regulator, translating into MSLTGHRSSNATVLFHQAAAERFGLNATDMKTLPLLEEGPIAAGKLAQSLGLTTGAVTTVIDRLEKSGIVRRVADPNDRRKVVVEFNPERMQETAKVYAAMGEAMRNLFEKYSDEELELLIRFQEEAAAILIQEATNLRNLPKE; encoded by the coding sequence ATGTCTCTAACGGGGCATCGATCCAGCAACGCGACCGTTTTGTTCCATCAGGCCGCGGCGGAACGATTCGGGTTGAACGCGACGGATATGAAAACTCTTCCTCTGCTGGAAGAAGGTCCGATCGCCGCCGGAAAATTGGCTCAATCCTTGGGTTTAACAACGGGGGCGGTCACAACCGTGATCGATCGTTTGGAGAAATCCGGAATCGTGCGCCGCGTGGCGGACCCGAACGACCGGCGTAAGGTTGTGGTGGAATTCAATCCGGAACGAATGCAAGAAACCGCGAAGGTGTATGCTGCGATGGGAGAGGCGATGCGAAACCTTTTCGAAAAATATTCCGACGAAGAATTGGAATTGTTGATTCGGTTTCAGGAAGAAGCCGCGGCGATTCTCATTCAAGAGGCAACGAATCTCCGAAATCTTCCTAAGGAATAA
- a CDS encoding nitroreductase, whose amino-acid sequence MESTQSEFVNITGAAKTVEEAVNTRHSIRDFESKPIDEKILSELFRNSLRAPSWKNSQPWKVHVVSGARRDRMAELLVDRAKQGDPVPDTVWPTGFPSDAKRRMFDLGMKIYGVAGIERKDKDARDGFMLRNFEFFGAPTAVFITTEFELNFYIALDIGCYLNTLMLLARGYGLGSVPQAALSAFPEVVRQELNLPATEKVVCGLSLGYPKIDSDLNSFHTPREPIADLVTFY is encoded by the coding sequence ATGGAATCCACACAATCCGAATTCGTAAATATAACGGGCGCGGCCAAGACCGTAGAAGAGGCGGTCAATACGCGTCATAGTATTCGAGACTTCGAATCCAAACCGATCGACGAAAAAATTCTTTCCGAGTTGTTTCGGAATTCTTTGCGCGCTCCGAGCTGGAAGAACAGTCAGCCTTGGAAAGTTCATGTCGTGAGCGGTGCGAGAAGAGATCGTATGGCGGAGCTACTCGTCGACCGCGCCAAACAAGGAGATCCGGTTCCCGATACCGTTTGGCCCACCGGTTTCCCTTCCGACGCAAAACGGAGAATGTTCGATCTCGGGATGAAAATCTACGGTGTCGCCGGTATCGAACGAAAAGACAAAGACGCGCGCGACGGTTTTATGCTGCGCAACTTCGAATTTTTCGGCGCGCCGACCGCCGTGTTCATCACGACCGAGTTCGAATTGAATTTTTACATCGCGTTGGACATCGGTTGTTATCTGAATACGTTGATGCTTTTGGCGAGAGGCTACGGTTTGGGAAGCGTTCCGCAAGCCGCGTTATCTGCCTTTCCCGAAGTCGTTCGACAAGAGTTGAATCTTCCCGCGACGGAGAAAGTGGTTTGCGGTTTGAGTTTGGGATACCCGAAGATCGATTCCGACTTGAATTCGTTTCATACTCCGAGGGAACCGATCGCGGATCTCGTTACATTTTATTAA
- a CDS encoding TetR/AcrR family transcriptional regulator, with translation MSSRESGPKDRILETAVRLFQTQGYGNTGINQIIQESKTAKASFYDHFPSKDDLGKATIEFYGNEQILLLERLKSRSETPKEFIRAWTQILRRQTKSTGFAGCPMANTVAQIASTSHSISEEARKVSLRTIDILTEYLSQWQQTGLITKQADPKLLARRIFACYEGVLHTWKLTGKVSALDDLPILVEAVFAAAA, from the coding sequence ATGTCAAGTCGAGAATCCGGACCCAAGGATAGAATTCTAGAAACCGCGGTCCGATTGTTTCAAACGCAAGGCTACGGAAATACGGGAATCAATCAAATCATCCAGGAATCTAAAACCGCTAAAGCGAGTTTTTACGACCATTTCCCCTCCAAAGACGATCTTGGAAAGGCAACCATAGAATTTTACGGAAACGAACAAATCCTTTTGCTCGAACGTTTAAAGTCCCGCTCGGAAACTCCCAAAGAATTCATCCGCGCGTGGACCCAAATCCTGCGCAGACAAACCAAAAGCACGGGATTTGCCGGCTGCCCGATGGCAAACACAGTGGCACAGATCGCCTCCACTTCGCATTCCATTTCCGAAGAAGCGAGAAAAGTTTCCCTGCGAACGATCGATATTCTTACCGAATATCTTTCGCAGTGGCAGCAAACGGGTTTGATTACGAAACAAGCCGATCCGAAACTTTTAGCGCGCAGAATTTTTGCCTGTTACGAAGGAGTTCTGCACACTTGGAAATTGACGGGAAAAGTAAGCGCGCTCGACGACTTGCCGATTCTCGTGGAAGCGGTTTTCGCAGCAGCGGCGTGA
- a CDS encoding metal-sensitive transcriptional regulator, translating into MKSETGTKLLINRIHRIQGQLEAVEKGLQNDTMDCEKTLLLLKAASQAIKKFGEAYVQEYMDRCLIESKKKPDMENIRTAIKAAFFL; encoded by the coding sequence ATGAAATCCGAAACCGGCACAAAATTGCTCATAAATCGAATCCACCGCATCCAAGGCCAATTGGAAGCAGTGGAAAAAGGTCTTCAAAACGACACGATGGATTGCGAAAAAACGCTTCTTCTTTTAAAAGCGGCGAGCCAAGCGATCAAAAAGTTCGGAGAAGCGTATGTTCAAGAGTATATGGATCGTTGTTTAATCGAGAGCAAAAAGAAGCCCGATATGGAAAACATTCGAACCGCGATCAAAGCCGCCTTCTTCCTTTGA
- a CDS encoding YgaP family membrane protein: MNSWYLERYLFLIAGTVSLAGLTLGFFVNQWGFAFNLLVGLNLILFSFTGFCPMSYFLKKIGIPSLAEIKGGNR; encoded by the coding sequence ATGAACAGTTGGTATTTGGAAAGGTATTTATTTTTGATCGCAGGCACGGTTTCCCTTGCGGGATTGACTTTGGGATTCTTCGTGAATCAATGGGGATTCGCCTTCAATCTTTTGGTAGGGTTGAACCTGATCCTGTTTTCGTTCACGGGATTTTGTCCGATGTCTTATTTTTTGAAAAAGATCGGCATTCCGTCCCTTGCGGAAATCAAAGGCGGAAACAGATGA
- a CDS encoding TolC family protein — protein MRSAAVFTIVFLSFAFFENVSATEEKRIEFSEIWDQIRSQSAVLKSKTAEVRVAEIGKDRAAKHWLPKVYADVRSYRTNDPALNFLGKLGQRSANQSDFSTASVRTQPSNFLDANNQPYTVLNSDSVNLFAKDTLNRPGDHTYSRGTIGVELPLFEGGGKTAAHSALEKRFSAVKSEQQYIRILEYSNAAAAFQSISLSEENLAKTESLLREIRDFLGRYRIGNRDNPVGYSGFLALRSLQNLLEVSKKEQETARRTAEETIRMMAPEISEEQLRPKRISLLKFADQYLPLPALRESGHTPLSEAFRFHSEEAKAGIEAERARFLPKIAAYAETYAYDGSRNQANAYNAGVYLQMNLLSPSDLGALDEAKAKEEAVRKKAEEIRLKEEGNFRLLLSREKSIFDNLNSIYDSVRFQEEQLKISQRLFQNGSILVPQMAESFSRMAELLRIKSATETEYLRIRGELSLYNAKGASHENEF, from the coding sequence ATGAGATCCGCGGCCGTCTTTACGATCGTGTTTTTGTCGTTTGCGTTTTTCGAAAACGTTTCCGCGACGGAAGAGAAACGAATCGAGTTCTCGGAAATATGGGATCAAATCCGGTCCCAATCCGCCGTTTTAAAATCTAAAACGGCGGAAGTCCGAGTCGCCGAAATCGGAAAAGACCGCGCCGCAAAACACTGGCTTCCGAAAGTATATGCCGACGTTCGTTCTTACAGAACGAACGATCCTGCTTTGAACTTCCTCGGGAAACTCGGACAAAGATCCGCAAACCAATCCGATTTTTCCACTGCGAGCGTTCGAACCCAACCTTCGAACTTTCTCGACGCGAACAATCAACCGTATACCGTCTTAAATTCGGATTCGGTCAACCTCTTTGCAAAAGACACGCTCAATCGTCCGGGCGATCACACGTATTCCCGCGGCACGATCGGCGTGGAACTTCCCCTCTTTGAAGGAGGAGGAAAAACGGCGGCTCATTCCGCTCTTGAAAAAAGGTTTTCCGCGGTAAAATCGGAACAACAATACATTCGTATTTTAGAATATTCGAATGCGGCTGCGGCTTTCCAGTCGATTTCGCTCTCGGAGGAGAATCTCGCGAAAACGGAATCTTTACTCCGGGAGATCCGCGATTTTTTAGGTAGATATAGAATCGGAAATCGCGATAACCCCGTGGGGTATTCCGGCTTTCTCGCGTTACGCAGTCTTCAAAATCTTTTGGAGGTTTCCAAAAAGGAACAGGAGACCGCGCGCAGAACCGCCGAAGAAACGATTCGCATGATGGCTCCGGAGATTTCGGAGGAACAACTTCGTCCGAAGCGAATCTCACTCCTGAAATTTGCGGACCAATATCTTCCTCTTCCCGCTTTGCGTGAATCCGGACATACGCCTCTTTCCGAAGCGTTTCGCTTTCATTCAGAGGAAGCGAAAGCAGGGATAGAAGCGGAACGCGCCCGTTTTCTTCCGAAGATCGCGGCTTATGCGGAAACCTACGCCTATGACGGCAGTCGAAATCAGGCGAACGCTTACAACGCCGGTGTTTATCTTCAGATGAATCTTCTGAGTCCTTCCGATCTTGGCGCTTTGGACGAAGCGAAGGCGAAAGAAGAAGCAGTCCGTAAAAAAGCGGAAGAGATCCGTCTCAAAGAGGAAGGGAATTTTCGGCTTCTTCTTTCCAGAGAAAAAAGTATATTCGATAATTTGAATTCGATTTACGACTCCGTCCGTTTTCAGGAGGAGCAGCTCAAAATTTCTCAGAGATTGTTTCAAAACGGCTCGATTCTCGTGCCTCAAATGGCGGAATCATTTTCAAGAATGGCCGAACTGTTACGAATCAAATCCGCAACGGAAACCGAATATCTCCGTATCCGCGGAGAACTTTCCCTTTACAACGCAAAAGGAGCATCCCATGAAAACGAATTCTAA